From the Pontiella agarivorans genome, one window contains:
- a CDS encoding peptidoglycan D,D-transpeptidase FtsI family protein — MAEVRFKGRVAVLVSVVALVFVGIASRLALLHLRPAEWVLEPIEEGRMYETKPMGSRGRIVDRNGEILAMDLAAYHVYVDPKYIAEHGDPDTVCRYLSQEFRIPESEIREKLNRTNRQYERIKKFVPGHQLKRFTRKNLGLLYTVADDRGSETNIYLRGVGLEEAPIRNYPKGPLMAHVVGFSNQEGVGSAGIEQRMDAYLRGKEGLRISKKDGRRREIYSARTVDIKPEDGATVTLTLDQQLQYVVEKTVEKTCREFNAKAAWAIVQHVRTGEILAMASFPTYDLNRYAKAPAEWRRNRAISFNYEPGSTMKAAVIAAALDNNIVSEDDVFDCENGYWVYGGKSLRDSHGEGEISVAEIIKVSSNIGTAKIALQMGNQLVYDSLKKFHFGERFNVGIPGEEGGIFYSPKHWSKISVTRIGMGHEIGVTALQIVSMMSAIAYNGVQMQPYVVKKVVAPDGAVLEENKPKVLGRPITPGVARRMQNLLASVVMDEGGTGSKARVAGYTVGGKTGTAQKIRPREEGGGYYAKNFTSSFVGFLPVEAPELCIVVVADDPGTYTDTGRKTGYYGGTVCGPAFKEIAEFAVRYLRIAPDGNRIYVAGPDDE; from the coding sequence ATGGCAGAGGTGCGGTTCAAGGGCAGGGTTGCCGTCTTGGTGAGCGTGGTGGCGCTGGTTTTTGTCGGTATTGCAAGCCGATTGGCCTTGCTGCATCTGCGCCCTGCGGAATGGGTGCTTGAACCTATTGAAGAGGGGCGCATGTATGAAACAAAGCCCATGGGCAGCCGGGGGCGTATTGTTGACCGCAATGGTGAAATTCTGGCGATGGATCTTGCGGCGTATCATGTTTATGTCGACCCGAAATACATTGCCGAGCATGGGGATCCGGACACCGTCTGCCGCTATCTTTCGCAGGAATTCCGGATTCCTGAATCTGAAATTCGGGAAAAACTGAACCGGACCAATCGGCAGTACGAGCGCATAAAAAAATTTGTTCCCGGGCATCAGTTGAAGCGGTTTACGCGTAAAAACCTGGGGTTGCTGTATACGGTCGCAGATGACCGTGGAAGTGAAACGAACATTTATTTACGTGGTGTCGGTTTGGAGGAGGCTCCGATTCGAAATTATCCGAAAGGGCCGCTGATGGCGCATGTGGTCGGATTTTCGAATCAGGAAGGCGTGGGCTCTGCCGGAATCGAGCAGCGGATGGATGCTTATCTGCGCGGAAAAGAGGGATTGCGAATCAGTAAAAAAGACGGGCGCCGCCGTGAAATCTACAGCGCACGAACGGTGGATATTAAGCCCGAGGATGGGGCGACGGTTACTCTCACGCTGGATCAGCAGTTGCAGTATGTAGTGGAAAAAACGGTGGAAAAAACATGTCGCGAATTCAATGCAAAAGCCGCATGGGCCATTGTGCAGCATGTGCGGACCGGTGAAATTCTGGCCATGGCCTCCTTTCCGACGTATGACCTGAACCGCTATGCCAAGGCTCCGGCGGAGTGGCGGCGCAATCGGGCCATTAGTTTTAACTATGAACCCGGTTCCACAATGAAGGCCGCAGTGATTGCCGCTGCACTGGATAACAACATCGTGAGTGAGGACGATGTTTTCGATTGCGAAAACGGCTATTGGGTCTATGGTGGGAAATCATTGCGCGACAGTCACGGTGAAGGCGAAATCAGCGTTGCGGAAATCATCAAAGTTTCGAGTAATATCGGTACGGCCAAAATTGCGCTTCAGATGGGAAATCAGCTGGTATATGACAGCCTGAAAAAATTTCATTTCGGGGAGCGGTTCAATGTCGGCATACCGGGAGAAGAGGGCGGAATTTTCTATTCGCCGAAACACTGGTCGAAAATTTCGGTTACCCGTATCGGTATGGGTCATGAGATTGGCGTGACGGCGCTGCAGATTGTTTCGATGATGAGTGCCATTGCTTATAACGGGGTTCAGATGCAGCCGTATGTGGTAAAGAAAGTAGTTGCCCCCGACGGTGCCGTTCTTGAAGAGAACAAGCCGAAAGTGCTGGGGCGGCCGATCACACCGGGAGTTGCGCGGCGTATGCAGAACCTGTTGGCCAGTGTGGTGATGGATGAAGGGGGAACCGGCAGCAAGGCCCGGGTGGCGGGGTATACCGTGGGGGGAAAAACCGGAACGGCTCAGAAGATTCGGCCGCGGGAAGAGGGCGGCGGATACTATGCTAAAAATTTCACCTCTTCGTTTGTCGGATTTCTTCCGGTTGAAGCACCGGAGCTTTGTATTGTGGTTGTGGCGGATGATCCGGGAACGTATACGGATACGGGACGCAAAACCGGTTATTACGGGGGCACGGTCTGCGGCCCTGCGTTTAAAGAGATTGCCGAGTTTGCAGTGCGTTATCTTCGGATTGCACCTGATGGAAACCGAATTTATGTGGCGGGGCCGGACGACGAATGA
- a CDS encoding UDP-N-acetylmuramoyl-L-alanyl-D-glutamate--2,6-diaminopimelate ligase, which translates to MKLKELLDKIEAVGFSGGMKVEFGGVTYDSRKVKPGDLFVAVSGYQLDGSEFITQAVSGGATVVVSENRLDLGSGVAHVQVSDSRKALAEISAVFYGELSKKMKVIGVTGTNGKTTTTYMIRDILRHAGYKTGLLGTVAYEIGGRSIPASRTTPEAPDIHSMFAQMDEAGCEYVVMEVSSHALALKRVHGIEFSISVFTNLTQDHLDYHHDMETYFDVKAELFRTMEKKQGGSAVINIDDSWGRRLIGEKQVEADIVSYGFHEKATAFVTDATVSADGTRFNVSTPWGDTNIHLQLLGRFNIHNALAALCVGGLCGVDLKTVVQALENMAAVPGRLEAVPNRKNRSIFVDYAHTDDALNNVLTTLREICRGKLVVVFGCGGNRDQGKREKMGRVAAALADWSIVTSDNPRDEEPEAIAMDILKGFALCQQVEVVLDRREAIAKGIAMLDRKDVLVVAGKGHETYQEIKGAVIPFDDRDTVKELIR; encoded by the coding sequence ATGAAATTGAAAGAACTGTTGGATAAAATTGAGGCCGTCGGTTTTTCCGGCGGCATGAAGGTCGAGTTCGGGGGAGTGACTTATGATTCGCGCAAGGTAAAGCCCGGGGATCTTTTTGTTGCTGTTTCGGGGTATCAGCTGGATGGCTCGGAGTTCATCACGCAGGCCGTTTCCGGAGGGGCCACGGTTGTCGTGTCTGAGAATCGTCTTGATTTGGGGTCCGGAGTGGCGCATGTGCAGGTTTCCGATTCGCGAAAAGCGCTGGCGGAAATTTCGGCGGTTTTTTACGGGGAGCTTTCTAAAAAAATGAAAGTGATCGGTGTGACGGGGACCAACGGAAAGACGACAACGACTTATATGATCCGCGATATTCTCCGGCATGCCGGTTATAAGACTGGCCTGCTGGGTACCGTGGCTTACGAAATCGGAGGGCGGTCTATTCCTGCTTCGCGTACAACACCGGAGGCTCCGGACATTCATTCCATGTTTGCTCAGATGGACGAGGCGGGGTGCGAGTATGTGGTAATGGAGGTGTCTTCGCATGCTCTCGCGCTGAAACGGGTTCATGGTATTGAATTCAGCATTTCTGTGTTCACCAATCTTACACAGGATCATCTGGACTATCATCACGACATGGAGACCTATTTTGACGTGAAGGCGGAGCTTTTCCGGACGATGGAAAAGAAACAGGGGGGCTCGGCGGTGATCAATATCGACGATTCCTGGGGGCGGAGGCTGATCGGCGAAAAACAGGTTGAGGCGGATATTGTTTCCTATGGTTTTCATGAAAAGGCCACCGCCTTTGTTACGGATGCAACCGTGAGTGCTGATGGGACGCGTTTTAATGTTTCCACCCCGTGGGGAGATACGAATATTCACTTGCAGCTGCTGGGGCGTTTTAATATCCACAATGCGCTCGCGGCGTTGTGTGTCGGCGGGCTGTGCGGGGTTGATTTGAAGACCGTTGTTCAGGCTTTGGAAAATATGGCAGCCGTTCCCGGCCGGCTGGAGGCCGTTCCGAATCGTAAAAATCGAAGTATTTTTGTGGATTATGCGCATACGGATGATGCGCTCAATAATGTGCTCACCACGCTGCGCGAAATCTGCAGAGGAAAGCTGGTGGTGGTCTTCGGCTGCGGAGGCAACCGCGATCAGGGCAAGCGGGAAAAGATGGGGCGTGTGGCGGCCGCGCTGGCGGATTGGAGTATTGTGACGTCCGATAATCCGCGCGATGAAGAACCTGAAGCGATTGCAATGGATATTTTGAAGGGGTTTGCGTTATGTCAGCAGGTTGAAGTTGTGCTGGATCGCCGCGAAGCGATTGCAAAGGGGATTGCTATGCTGGATCGTAAAGATGTGCTGGTGGTGGCGGGTAAAGGACACGAAACCTATCAGGAAATAAAAGGTGCGGTTATTCCCTTTGATGATCGGGATACCGTTAAGGAGTTGATTCGATAA